Proteins from a single region of Eremothecium gossypii ATCC 10895 chromosome VI, complete sequence:
- the SPC24 gene encoding kinetochore-associated Ndc80 complex subunit SPC24 (Syntenic homolog of Saccharomyces cerevisiae YMR117C (SPC24)), giving the protein MPSQAPGPDVLENPADLLRQTRENFSIAHDLQLLNATEENLRRLMQRTQQLEAKGAQELSELQAQQTERAQAAEAMRAEKETQAQHLQALTHSQDLVRLANELEELEQQLVSLRAELDEGMTQLLQTSEPTAAFQGDAEHEQQSPEVQTNLLKLQLYSSLGVTLDTEHNQALIERGDAAGIDLIALEDDSLSPFFRTKYVWDRL; this is encoded by the coding sequence ATGCCTTCTCAAGCACCCGGCCCGGATGTACTGGAGAACCCAGCTGACCTCCTGCGGCAAACGCGCGAGAACTTCTCCATTGCACATGATCTACAGTTGCTGAACGCCACAGAGGAGAACTTGCGCCGACTCATGCAGCGGACGCAGCAGCTAGAGGCCAAGGGAGCGCAGGAGCTCTcggagctgcaggcgcagcaGACTGAGCGGGCACAGGCCGCGGAGGCAATGCGGGCGGAAAAGGAGACGCAGGCGCAACATCTGCAGGCGCTGACACATTCTCAAGACCTTGTGCGGCTTGCCAACGAACTCGAGGAACTGGAACAGCAGCTGGTGAGCCTTCGGGCTGAGCTGGACGAAGGGATgacgcagctgctgcagacGTCGGAGCCCACGGCGGCGTTCCAGGGCGACGCGGAGCACGAGCAGCAGAGTCCGGAGGTGCAGACGAACCTGCTCAAGCTGCAGCTGTACTCGTCGCTGGGTGTGACCCTCGACACAGAGCACAACCAGGCCCTAATCGAGCGTGGCGACGCAGCGGGGATTGACCTCATTGCTCTCGAAGACGACTCGCTCAGCCCGTTCTTTCGCACGAAGTACGTGTGGGACCGCTTATAG
- the HSK3 gene encoding Hsk3p (Syntenic homolog of Saccharomyces cerevisiae YKL138C-A (HSK3)) has product MDQTKRRHYSQLSQQLQLLQKNLEATTQHVETMSVQCNEHLVNKLGKIQASWFIGGNRCFEQELLGKR; this is encoded by the coding sequence ATGGACCAAACAAAGCGAAGACACTACTCGCAGCTCTcccagcagctgcagctcctgcagaaGAACCTGGAAGCGACCACGCAGCATGTAGAGACCATGTCCGTGCAGTGCAATGAGCATCTCGTGAACAAGCTTGGCAAGATCCAAGCATCATGGTTCATCGGGGGAAACCGGTGTTTCGAGCAGGAACTGCTGGGGAAACGTTAA
- the CTK1 gene encoding cyclin-dependent serine/threonine protein kinase CTK1 (Syntenic homolog of Saccharomyces cerevisiae YKL139W (CTK1)), with the protein MSYNNKKRNGSFKRRNGGDYYFPNKRPHHHHQPTGTTSRYNNQVRPPTEPEPAAPAPADVATSAAVAATRQSRFQPHRALPKAPRQVSRYNNGNLPAPPAGPASLRVPATIITHTHSVESSYQRITQVGEGTYGKVYKCRNIYTNKLVALKKLRLETERDGFPITSIREIKLLQHCQHENVSTIAEIMCEAQKTVYMIFEYADNDLSGLLMNKEIHFSDANCKHLFRQLLKGMEYLHECRILHRDIKGSNILIDNRGNLKITDFGLARKMKQEPDYTNRVITLWYRPPELLLGTTRYGTEVDMWGCGCLLVELFLKAAFFQGTNELEQLRCIFQVLGTPTIEQWPGLFDMPWWFMMIPQQKENYPSRFDEKVSGVLPTQSCRDLARGLLLYDQKKRFSASEALKSAYFYELPRPEPLNLGDFDGCHEFEARRQRRKEREETKKAAAASASSASKKSA; encoded by the coding sequence ATGTCGTATAATAATAAGAAGAGGAATGGCAGCTTCAAACGTCGAAACGGCGGGGACTATTACTTCCCGAACAAGAGACCGCACCATCATCACCAGCCTACAGGGACCACGTCGCGATACAACAACCAAGTACGGCCGCCGACAGAGCCggagcctgcggcgccggcgccggcggaCGTCGCGACGTCTGCTGCCGTTGCCGCTACGCGGCAATCACGTTTCCAGCCCCATCGAGCCCTGCCCAAAGCCCCGAGACAGGTGTCGCGCTACAACAACGGCAACCTGCCGGCTCCTCCGGCAGGGCCAGCGTCACTGCGAGTGCCAGCGACCATAATCACACACACACACTCGGTCGAGTCCAGCTACCAGAGGATAACGCAGGTCGGTGAGGGCACGTACGGTAAAGTCTACAAGTGCCGGAACATATACACAAACAAGCTTGTTGCTCTCAAGAAGCTGCGACTGGAGACCGAGCGCGATGGCTTTCCTATCACGTCCATCCGTGAAATCAAGCTGCTCCAGCACTGCCAGCACGAGAACGTGAGCACAATCGCAGAGATCATGTGCGAGGCGCAGAAGACCGTTTACATGATCTTCGAGTACGCGGACAACGACCTGAGCGGTCTTCTAATGAACAAAGAGATACATTTTTCGGACGCCAATTGCAAGCATCTTTTTCGGCAGCTGCTGAAAGGCATGGAATATCTGCATGAGTGTCGGATCCTGCACCGCGACATCAAGGGCTCGAACATCCTTATTGACAACCGGGGCAACCTGAAGATCACGGATTTCGGGCTGGCCCGCAAGATGAAGCAGGAGCCCGACTATACAAACCGCGTCATCACCTTGTGGTACCGCCCCCCGGAGCTCCTGCTAGGCACCACGCGCTACGGCACAGAGGTCGACATGTGGGGCTGCGGCTGCCTGCTGGTTGAGCTGTTCCTCAAGGCTGCTTTCTTCCAGGGAACCAACGAGCTCGAGCAGCTCCGTTGCATTTTCCAAGTCCTCGGTACGCCGACCATCGAGCAGTGGCCAGGGCTGTTCGACATGCCGTGGTGGTTCATGATGATCCCCCAACAGAAGGAAAACTACCCGAGCCGCTTCGACGAGAAGGTCAGTGGCGTGCTGCCCACCCAGAGCTGTCGCGACCTTGCCCGTGGTCTGCTGCTGTACGACCAAAAAAAGCGCTTCTCCGCCTCCGAAGCCCTCAAGAGCGCCTACTTCTACGAGCTGCCTCGTCCCGAGCCGCTCAATCTTGGCGACTTCGACGGCTGCCACGAGTTCGAAGCCCGTAGGCAGCGCCGCAAGGAACGCGAAGAGACCAAGAAGGCCGCGGCAGCCTCCGCCAGCTCTGCATCCAAAAAGTCTGCATAG
- the TGL1 gene encoding sterol esterase (Syntenic homolog of Saccharomyces cerevisiae YKL140W (TGL1)), with product MQKQTEAAETRSRPQGARQLLGYAVGLTALAEVLLWQLFRLILAVFWKREPKHGRPDAGRVLEAELAAARDIYDMCRLFGVSLRTHMVRTEDDYLLAVHHIPASEAGAPVVYLHHGLMMSSDIWCCRLDRQDSLPFVLAASGYDVWMGNNRGNRYSTKHLRCAPHDERFWDFSLDEFALFDIPNTVDYILAATGARTLTCIGFSQGSAQLFAALSVHAGLNCKVSRLVAIAPAMTPPGMHHRLLDSLIKFTPNLTYLLFGRKALLSSTVLWQRLLPHGVFDALIDRALCLLFGWRSANIAPEQKHVSYSKLYSTTSVKCIVHWFQILRAQQFQFFHPSDCLFHSVARPYAVAHFPTNTSITVPTMLIYGTSDSLVGINVLLKNLPGQRLDIVAVPGYEHLDLLWGRKVRELVIKPLLALLDHDSRTRAEDKASSCQTAGHQV from the coding sequence ATGCAGAAGCAGACAGAGGCCGCTGAAACGAGAAGCAGGCCCCAGGGCGCCCGCCAGCTATTGGGTTATGCGGTGGGGTTGACTGCACTGGCCGAAGTGCTGCTCTGGCAACTGTTTCGCTTGATTCTTGCAGTGTTCTGGAAGCGGGAGCCAAAGCATGGGAGGCCAGACGCTGGCCGCGTGCTCGAGGCGGAACTAGCGGCAGCCCGTGACATATACGACATGTGCCGTCTTTTTGGGGTTTCGCTCAGGACACATATGGTACGCACAGAGGATGACTACCTGCTTGCGGTGCACCACATTCCCGCGAGCgaggcgggcgcgccaGTCGTGTACCTGCACCATGGCCTCATGATGTCCTCGGACATCTGGTGCTGCAGGCTCGACCGGCAGGATAGCCTTCCCTTCGTGCTCGCAGCAAGCGGTTACGATGTTTGGATGGGCAACAATCGCGGTAACAGGTACTCTACCAAGCACctgcgctgcgcgccgcaTGACGAGCGCTTCTGGGACTTCTCGCTGGACGAGTTTGCGCTGTTTGACATCCCCAACACAGTAGACTACATTCTCGCTGCCACCGGCGCCCGCACGCTCACCTGTATCGGGTTCTCCCAGGGCAGCGCTCAGCTCTTTGCCGCGCTGTCTGTGCACGCAGGGCTCAATTGCAAAGTTTCGCGCCTTGTGGCCATTGCCCCGGCGATGACCCCGCCCGGCATGCACCACCGCCTCCTGGACTCCCTCATCAAGTTCACGCCGAATCTGACGTACCTGCTGTTCGGCCGCAAGGCCCTGTTGTCGAGCACCGTGCTGTGGCAACGCCTGCTCCCACATGGCGTGTTTGACGCGCTCATAGACCGCGCCCTGTGCCTGCTGTTCGGCTGGCGCAGCGCCAATATCGCCCCCGAGCAGAAGCACGTGTCCTACTCAAAGCTGTACTCCACCACCAGCGTCAAGTGCATCGTGCACTGGTTCCAGATCCTCAGGGCACAGCAGTTCCAGTTCTTCCACCCTTCAGACTGCCTTTTCCACAGCGTCGCACGGCCTTATGCTGTGGCCCACTTCCCGACCAACACCTCCATCACAGTCCCTACCATGCTTATATATGGCACCTCAGACTCCCTAGTGGGCATCAATGTCTTGCTGAAGAACCTGCCTGGGCAGCGTTTGGACATCGTCGCTGTGCCGGGTTACGAGCACTTGGATCTATTATGGGGGAGAAAAGTTCGAGAGCTTGTCATCAAGCCTTTGCTGGCTCTTCTCGATCACGACAGCCGCACTCGTGCAGAGGATAAAGCGAGTTCCTGTCAAACGGCGGGGCACCAAGTATGA
- the SDH3 gene encoding succinate dehydrogenase cytochrome b subunit SDH3 (Syntenic homolog of Saccharomyces cerevisiae YMR118C and YKL141W (SDH3)): MFASQFKFFIRPSTTGAARRALSTIKTSTKESQELLVAQRKNRPVSPHLTIYQPQLTWYLSSVHRISGVLLGGAFYAVTISFGVSALLGLGLNAENLATWYHSHMPTWGDLTVKGGAAYLFAFHFGNGIRHLIWDMGRELSLKGVYRTGYAVLGLMAVGGTYLLTL; the protein is encoded by the coding sequence ATGTTCGCCTCGCAGTTCAAGTTCTTCATTAGGCCCTCCACCACGGGTGCGGCGCGTCGTGCGTTGTCGACCATCAAGACGTCGACGAAGGAGTCGCAAGAACTTCTAGTTGCGCAGCGCAAGAACAGACCTGTGTCTCCCCACCTTACTATCTACCAGCCACAGCTAACCTGGTATTTGTCGTCCGTGCATCGTATTTCCGGTGTGCTGCTCGGCGGTGCGTTCTACGCTGTCACAATCTCGTTCGGTGTGTCTGCCCTTCTCGGTTTGGGCCTCAACGCCGAAAACCTCGCAACATGGTACCACTCACACATGCCAACTTGGGGTGACCTCACTGTCAAGGGTGGTGCTGCGTACCTCTTTGCGTTCCACTTTGGAAACGGTATTCGCCATCTGATTTGGGACATGGGACGTGAACTGTCCCTGAAGGGCGTTTACCGCACTGGCTACGCTGTGCTGGGCCTAATGGCTGTCGGAGGGACCTATCTACTGACGCTGTGA
- a CDS encoding AFR208Cp (NOHBY631; No homolog in Saccharomyces cerevisiae; Syntenic homolog of Kluyveromyces lactis KLLA0F17842g), translated as MNDSPTHRSSRQHEFALNSDKLRQQQPAALQTPGLPTPKRPSPIQQASRAPRRDSEDVLQLEYNSVKQENDKLKNIITKLKQEIDVYSRLLQRQTGAPRPPPPHPCGIPLIESILVNSSKRRKRATTVVARAVPQTHSTSRVLKDASKDVMLGPASQALAPPAAEDLAPEDLLLMNRLTDLLKRMD; from the coding sequence ATGAACGATTCGCCTACGCACCGCTCCTCACGGCAGCATGAGTTTGCCCTGAATTCCGACAAACTtcgacagcagcagccggcggcgctgcagaCACCCGGCTTGCCCACGCCCAAGCGCCCCAGCCCCATACAGCAAGCCTCGCGCGCACCCCGGCGCGACTCAGAGGAcgtcctgcagctggaATACAACTCCGTAAAGCAGGAGAACGATAAGCTCAAAAACATCATTACCAAGTTAAAGCAGGAAATCGACGTATATTCGCGCTTGCTGCAGCGCCAGACaggcgcgccgcggcctcCGCCGCCTCACCCCTGCGGCATCCCGCTCATTGAGTCAATCCTGGTCAACTCTTCCAAGCGCCGGAAGCGTGCGACCACAGTTGTGGCACGTGCCGTACCTCAAACACACAGCACCTCTCGCGTGCTGAAAGACGCCAGCAAGGACGTGATGCTCGGCCCAGCTAGCCAGGCGCTTGCTCCACCCGCCGCAGAGGACCTGGCGCCCGAAGACCTCCTGCTCATGAACCGTCTCACCGATTTGCTGAAGCGCATGGACTGA
- the SNF7 gene encoding ESCRT-III subunit protein SNF7 (Syntenic homolog of Saccharomyces cerevisiae YLR025W (SNF7)) → MWSYLFGSGNAKQKKELPKKAILELREHIQLLSKKQAHLQTQMTSQEESARHFLSKGNKNMAKAALKRKKVFESQLLKIDKQVDSLEQQLYSIENANLNLETMKAMKQGASAMKHIHEGLDVERVDETMDEIREQVELGEEISEAISRPLYTGVNEIDEDELDEELDMLAQEEVARKVMEPGAAVPAAAPATKVSLPSVPSSDMPQQDRGQPVTLGMDQEEDEDERALRELQAEMGL, encoded by the coding sequence ATGTGGTCGTACTTGTTTGGGTCAGGGAATGCAAAGCAGAAGAAGGAGCTGCCCAAGAAGGCCATTCTTGAGCTGCGGGAGCATATCCAGTTGCTTTCCAAGAAGCAGGCCCACTTGCAGACGCAGATGACGAGTCAGGAGGAGAGCGCGCGGCACTTTCTCTCGAAGGGGAACAAGAACATGGCCAAAGCTGCGCTGAAGCGCAAGAAAGTATTCGAGAGCCAACTCTTGAAGATAGACAAACAGGTGGACTCGcttgagcagcagctctACTCCATTGAGAATGCGAACTTGAACTTGGAGACCATGAAGGCAATGAAACAGGGCGCGTCGGCAATGAAGCACATCCACGAGGGACTGGACGTTGAGCGCGTCGATGAGACCATGGACGAGATTCGCGAGCAAGTGGAACTGGGCGAGGAGATCAGCGAGGCCATTTCTCGGCCGCTATACACAGGTGTGAACGAGATAGATGAAGATGAGCTTGACGAAGAACTAGATATGCTTGCGCAAGAGGAAGTTGCCCGGAAGGTGATGGAGCctggtgctgctgttccggccgcggcgccggcaaCAAAGGTCTCTTTGCCATCCGTGCCCAGCTCAGATATGCCGCAGCAGGACCGTGGGCAGCCGGTAACGTTGGGTATGGACCAAGAGGAAGATGAAG